Part of the Notamacropus eugenii isolate mMacEug1 chromosome 5, mMacEug1.pri_v2, whole genome shotgun sequence genome is shown below.
TTCAAGAAACTTTCTTGACTCCCATTTCTCCAATCTTTGTAGCTGAGAATTTGTCTCataatttactgaaaaaaatgaggccatttgccaagaggtgcctcttctcccctcctcctcctcctcttacaTCAAGCAGATGTCTTTTGCTGCTAACCCTAAGCCTTTGTTTCACACCAGTGTCAATATCAGCAGCTTTCATTCGATGGCTTCAGATGAGATGGTCTAGGCATGCCTTAAATCCTCATCAAATTGCTAAAATGTTGCTATTAAAATGATAGACCTTTGTTTCTATGGGAATGTGGTGGATCATAAAAAGGTATTCACAATATCTGGGTATGCAATCTTGTCCACTCTCCTCCTTTTGTTCAGCTCTGGGAACAATTCATTCATCTGCACCAACTGTCCAAGATAGACATGCTAATGGTCAGGCCTTGCAGGTTTTCTGATCAGATGCATGTTGAAATCTGGGCAATAATCTTTCTTATGTGCGTGTTTGGAGGTCAATACCCTTTTGAGTGGTTCTGGATTTCTTCCAGGAAGCTTTGATGATCCACAGCTTGATTCAACCAAAGTGATGTCATCCCAGTATTGGAGCTTCTGCAGCATCTTTTGATGCACAGAGAAATCTTCTTCCACTTGGACTATGGTCTCTCAATGACATCCAGTCCAGCAAAGAATGAAGAAGCTTATTACCACTAGCCACTTGGTTATGAGTTTTTCTATCCATGgcaatcaaagaaacaaaaatgacttGAGCTGAATATTGTCTTTTGAGTTCTTCAGCATCTAACATTATTTGAGCCAGAGTAAGCAAAATACAAAATTGCCCTCAGTCCCAAGAGGAAACCAGAGAAGGGCTTTCCATGCTGTAGCTCCAGTGTTAGAGTGGTCAAGTATGGAGGATCCCACTATAACTGGATCTACAAACTTAATTTTGGCTCTTGGCTGTCTCTCTGTGAACTTCTTATCCAACTACCAATGAATCTAAATGTACTGGTTGACGAGCTCAGTTATATGGATATGCTGCACCCAACGAAATGACCTAGCCATGCAAAGCATGCTGAAGAGCTGCGACCCCATCTCCCAACCCTTATCCATTTATCTTTAATAGGAAATGAACAGGGAGGCTCTGGGTTTGAACAGAGATCTCTACTGTCTCAGGAAAGGTTCCCACTCTGCTCTCAACTCTGTCAAAAGTCTTTCACCAATTTCTCCTTGCCCAGGGGAAATGGAATCTTATTAGCGACATGCCTGTGTGCAGTTCAATGTTGCCATCACCTGTCTGGCTCCAGCACTGTTATTGCCACATCCATGGGCCTCTCATTCAGTCTCTGCGAAGGCTTTTGCCCAAGCTTTATTTCCCACTCTTGCATCTGGTGCCAATACTGAAGGTAGGGGCCTACTTCTCCTTTCATCATTCTCGGGGTATTCCTGGGCTATGTGCTGATATTTTAAGTATTATTGTCCCTGAACCTTCTTCTGTGGGTTCACCATTAACAACCAACCACTAGAACTCCATTGACTTTCAGGAAATGAATTTACTGAGAAGATAGCATAAGAACAGTAGTTACAAAAACACTCCTTCCAAACTGGGTTTACTCATCCTCCCTTGCACATAATATCCCCAGGGATTCTGAGCTTAAACTTAATGTACAATGTTAGTGAGGTTCTCCTGTGGAACACGTGGATGACAGAGGGGTACTTCCCCACTCTTGGCcatggaaaaattattttccctttgtaGAAGCCCTACTGCATTTCCCTTAAATATGCTGAGGGGTTGTGCCTTTCTCTATAGAGGCTATAGCTGGTACTACTCTCCATCAGGAGGAGGCACGGTCTCTGAAGTTGCTTCGATGATAGACTGACTGCCTTTCTATATCCATCTTCCTCATCAACAGAGGTGCTTTCCCTATGATGAGGCATTCATACTGACTCTAGTTGCCTGTAGGACCTCGAATGGTTCTTCCAACCTTTAGAAGTTCACAAGGCTATACCCtgatcagttctgtctctggctATTCAGTTGCCTAAGATCATGAGAGAACGAACACAAAGCATCCTGACAGTAAAAACCAGTCAGTGAAATAACATATAAATTCTGAGAATGAGGATGTGGCATTACCCTGGGAGCTTAGCAGAACCTGGGCACGAGCATGTCTCTGCGAATCAGTAGAAAGGGACTGAGACTTGGGAAACTCAATATGATGATTGCACTCACATTCACCAAGTTAACAGTGGAATGAATCATATGGACGTTATACAGTGCAAGGCCCCAGCTGATGGAAAAAGTCAAAATAAAGGTGCCAACCAGCACCAGGATAGTCCTTGTAATCTTCATCTCTGGAGAGATCCTTGGGGAGAGGCTGCTTCCATGAATGTGCTTGAGTTTCTGGTGGTGTCTGTACAGGAGAAGCACCATGTAGCCACTGGTGCATCCCATGCATCCCATAAATAAGATATCTCGAAGGGATGGCAGCACGATGATCCCTATATTTGTATTTTCACAGTAGCAATAAAGAAGATTAACTCCACTTCTGTGACTGGTGTTATTGTTCTTTAGGCCACTTATAGATATCAGAACATTATTGTCTACGAGCAGGTTGAGGACCCAGCACAGAACACAGGAGGGGCTGATGTACTTTGGGGCTCTGACTTTGAATTTGGCCAACTTAGAGTTGCTGGGACTGATGATAATTGCCTGAAAGGTACTCAGGAGGCAGGTGGTACAAATGGAATTGCCTCGGCTGACCCTTTGGAGGTAAAATACAATTTTACATGCTATATCTCCCAGTAAATATTTTGTCCTGAAATATGATAATGCTATTGGGCTTCCTTTGCTGAGAAGAACTATGGCATTGGTCAGAGCAAGTTGAGCCATAATGGGATCCAATGGTCTCAACTTGTGTCTGGTGAACAAAGTGCAGCCATAAAGGGAGAGCAAGAAGGAGTTACCAAGGACCCCAACTCCAGTCAGGGGAAGGAATATTGTCCCTAGGACCATGTCATGTAGAAGGGTGCTCTTGGAATGTTAGGGAGAATTGTTGGCAGAGCCTGGAGGACCTTAGAGAAGACATAAGGACACAGTAAACACCACTGATTTCACAGAAAACATGAGTTCTATAATACACCTGTGAAATTGGTACTGGAAGCTTGGGATTCAGGAAAAACTGATGGACAAATGTATTTTACCATTTTCTAAATGATCACGCACAACATCCTTATGCACACATAACCAGGCATTGAAGCAGATTTTCCTTTTACAACCCACATTCTCATACACATGTGTATTCAGGACCATAAACATCATCTTCCTCTGTCATGCTTTCATGCATAGACTTCCTATATCCATCATGTGACACATGAGAAATTCTGAGACCATGGCTCCTGGTTGTGGAAGCCTGAACCTGGGGAGTAGCTCCAATGAGCCAACATGTTCAGTCTTGTATCTCCAAGGAAATAGTCTTTCTCTTCTACTAAAGTTTCCCTTGGCTCCAAGTTGTCAAAGCTCTATGTATTTGAAGAACATATAGCCCTGAGTAAAATCCAGAAAAAATGCCTTCACTTGTATCCAGGGAAGAAGAGATTAACTTTGCAATTTAAGACCCTATAATTCTGCAAGTGTTGTTATTGTGTACTGATGGAAGTCATATAGCTAGGTGGTAGGAAAGCCTTGTTGGGACAGAACAGTTCAACTCCCCTGTGCCAAAGGGGGAATGATGTTTTTGAACTTGGCTATGTTTGTCGTTAGGAAACATTAGTTCTACAGAGCTAATTATTGGGCATATGTTTAAAGCTTTTTAAGCCAATACACTTATGTTTGGAATCTATTCAGATATGCTGTGAAAATCGAGCACAATGTCCAGGCCATAATGAAGCATCAGCTTTGTactattttctcatattttagatgggtattgtcctcatttttaaatatatttgcatgcacacatgcacatggcAATCTGCataagagtcaggaagaattatgAAGGCATTCATTTTGCCAAGAGTAACTGACAATGAAGGGTTCCTCTTCCTCAAACATTTGCAATAATGTGACTTTCAATATAATTCTAAGAAACTATTCTCTTAACATCCCCCCTCCACTAATACCTCATTATGTTGAGGTATTAGTGGAGGGGGGACTTTAAGACAATAAGGCATCAACATGATGCCTTAAAATTGGAtttataaaatagatatttaaacattcatttttttaaaagaaccaaTATAGAAAATGGAAGTTAGAACAGATAGTTGCTGAAGGTAACTAAGGAAGAGAGATCCTGTAAAAAGAAGTTCAGGAGTTCCACAGCCCTTCATGAGCAGAAGCTAGGGATGACAGAAAAGGGCTTCTCATAGGTGTGTTGGATAGAAAGGGAAGTTCAAAGCATGCATAAGACAGCTACAGAGAGCGAATCTGATGATGTGAGGGAAGAATACATTTAATAGACTTTACTATATTAAGTccgattattttcctttttgaaagaaCACACCAGAGATGGTGAAGAAGCAATGGTGTTATGACAGTAAcaataagaatgaaaaagaaattgaagaaatcagaATAGGGAGTGAAGTGATAAAACtatgtatttttgcaaatgacatgATATTATTAAAAAGTTAGACAATGTAGTTAATAATTGTAGtgaagtagcaggatataaagtaaatccactCAAATTATCAGCATTCCTAGATATCATGAACAAAACTCTCCAAGaagacataatttaaaatttgtttaaaataactctaggtggtataaaatacctgggagcaCATCTGCCAAAATAAACACAGTAACTATGTTAACTAAATTatgaaacatttttatatgaataaaatcagatttacataattggagaaatattaattgttcacgAGTAGGCAGAACTAATACATTACTTCatatattcaatgtcatcccagtTACACTACCAAACTATGtcattgaattagaaaaaaatacatagcaAAATTCATTGGGGggaaaaaggtcaagaatatcaaaggaaataatgaaaaattgtaaaggaaggaaatttagcagtactagatcttaaactattgtattatattataaggcagtgattatcaaaactatttggtactggctaagaaacggaaaggtagatcaatggaatagaataGGCACAAAATTTACAGCAGCGAATAACCACAATAACCTTGTATTTGGCAAGTGTAAAGACAACaatttgggataagaattcattatttggcaaaattgttgggaaaactggaaagtagcaTGACAGAAACCATTTACAaggataaattcaaaatgaacacATGATTTCAATACAGAGATTTTGCAAGAAAGCTAGAAGAAcctggaacatattacctatcactTTTGAATAGGTGAAAAATATATGAattaacaagagatagagagcaaaaTTAGGTggaaaaacagataattttgattacattgaattaaaaagggtttgtgCAAATAAGACAAagatagccaagattagaagacaagcagaaaatttggggaaaagttTTATAAGCAATTTATTAGATAAAGGTCTCACATCTAAAATATACAAGGAACTTTgccaaatgtataagaatatgggttattcctcaattgataaatggtgaaaggatatagGCAGgcattttgctgatgaagaaatcagaacaatttataaagtcacatgaaaaaatgattattgatttattgattattgattagagaaatgaaaattaaaataaccttgAGATATTTTACACATATCAGActagctaaaatgatagaaagggaagGTGATAAAAGTTgaagagaatgtgggaaaatttggacactaattcattgttgatggaactgtgaagtgatccaaccattttggagagcaatctttACATCTATtctccaaagagttattaaattaactctaacctttgacccagcaatgccaatCTTTGGTCTAGATGattggcaaaaaaggaaaagaacctttatgtcctaaaatgtttataacagttctctttgtggtggcaaacaactggaaactgaggagatgaccatcagttggggaatggctgaaccagctTTGGTACataactgtgatggaatactactgtgctataagaaatgatgagctcaatgaggTTAGacaaacatgggaagacttgcatgaaataaagaAGAGCAAAGTG
Proteins encoded:
- the LOC140504463 gene encoding vomeronasal type-1 receptor 4-like, whose translation is MAQLALTNAIVLLSKGSPIALSYFRTKYLLGDIACKIVFYLQRVSRGNSICTTCLLSTFQAIIISPSNSKLAKFKVRAPKYISPSCVLCWVLNLLVDNNVLISISGLKNNNTSHRSGVNLLYCYCENTNIGIIVLPSLRDILFMGCMGCTSGYMVLLLYRHHQKLKHIHGSSLSPRISPEMKITRTILVLVGTFILTFSISWGLALYNVHMIHSTVNLVNVSAIIILSFPSLSPFLLIRRDMLVPRFC